The Pelodiscus sinensis isolate JC-2024 chromosome 27, ASM4963464v1, whole genome shotgun sequence DNA segment GCTTAGTATCCACCAATAATAAAAAACGACACCTAGCTTTGATAttgtgcttttcatcagtagctTGCAGAGCACTTCAATGTCTTTTATGTATTTATCCCCACAACACCTTGGGAGATAGGTCTGGTATCTctggttttacagatggggaaccatTCGTCCCAGGGACTTCATTCTCAGATTCCCCCAGACTCACTAAAGATTTTCTCTGTCTCCTTGGTATTTAGACAACAGTATTGCTGACTATCTGTGAGCACATGGCAGCTCCGAGCAAGGACTggcatggggagggagaaaggagagagtTTTGTATTAATAGTATAAACCCTGGTTGTTCATGACTctaatagtcaatggaatttataACCAAACTTGAGAGGCAAAGCCAATAATGTGCTAAATCCCAAAGGCTGATTAGCTTCAATTTGCGAATTTCACTCAGTATTGCTCTGTGTGACATTACAATCCCTTTAAAGATTCCTCAGCATGAGATTACATGACTTTACCAAGAGTTTCCATTGTGAATGGCAAGGTGCTTGCCCTTGGTTTCAATTGGAAACCACCACCTGGAGGCTAGGAATGCTGGAAAGAACTGCTCAATATAAGGGACTTGTTTCCAGATACTTATATTTGTCATGCAGGGTCTGTGAGATCAAGAGGCAATAGACATGCTGTGCTTTCAATGAAGGAGTCACTCGACCTagattgtgagctctttggggcagggaaaaGCTTCATACAGCCCCTCTAGCACAGCAGAGTCCTGTTCCATGACAGGGGCTCCTAAGTGCTACTACAATAATAATGGTGGACTTTAGAAAGTTAgtacatttttctttcatttgaacTGCCGATTTTTGGGGTGAGGGGAAAGATGCAGAAAGGTTCCACTAAAAGAGGTTAACACAAGAACTTCACATTAGAATCTTGGTTGGTCACATATCATTCAGTCTAAAAAGGATATTTGATTTCCTTTAACTCCACGCTTTGGACCAGAATGGGCTGCTTTGTGTTAAAACGTTTGCTAGTTGTCCAGAAAGCAGGGGAATTCCTTTCCTTCACCCTAGGAATTTCGGATCATAACttcttctcctttaaaaaaatgtattaccTCATTTAACACTTGTGAATAAAGGAACTTGAATACATAAGAGGAGGCTTTGGGGTTCCATATTCAGTATGCTGACAGTGCTACTCGCATTCTATCACGTCTGACACTTTCTTGGTGGGACTCTGTGACAGCAGCCTTGAAAGGAAACTCTTACAAGGGACCGGCTGTGAGAAGAATAAAAGCTTTAATGGGTCCATATGTAACTTTTGAACATTAATAAAAAAACTGGCATAAACATCAAGATCTGAACACTCGCTAACCGGATTGCAAGGTGGTAGATCCCTCAGCTGTCTAAATCCACCTTGGAATATGGCATAGAAGAAAGTCTACACTAAAGATTCACTCTAACCTAAGGTGAGTAAAATCAGTTTGCTCCTGGAGCAATGTGTTAAACTCATGGTAATCTGTGTGGATGAGTATTTTCTTAGGGGAGAATGGTAAGTGCTATCTACTTTATGTTGAGCTCGATGAGTTATTATTTCCAGATCCCAGGACAAAATTGGCATGGCGCATCATTTCGCCTCTACACATTCGGGTCTGACCAGCCATTATTAATTGTAGTTATTCACTATGAAATGGAAATGAAACTAACGATGACACCACAGACATGTGTACAATCCACAGAGAGATATAAATAGACACCTAAATCACCACAAGCTCAGTAACGGCACGGGAGTGATTTTTATTGCAGTTTGCAAAATTTTACTAAAAATTAACCCTGATACTGTCAGCTCCCTTGCAAAGCTTCATATAGAATTACTGAACGTCCCTGGTGCTGGAACAGCATTTACATTGGGAGaagggctggtcctaaccaattggcgacCCCAGGTGACCACCCGGCTCTCctgtagggttgtcagatggtttaaaaaCACCGGACAAAAatctgtcaagcaaaaaaaaagggatcggagagtaaccagggaaaccagGGAGGATTCAGGAGGTTGGTCACAGCCCACCCATAAGACCGTCTCTGTCGgaggccccttgaaaatggcagccctgGGCAACCACCCAGCTCGCCTGCCCCTGAGACAGGCTCTGGTTGGGGGTGCTGCGTGCACCCTCCTGCCACACTTACCCCATTTACGCCCCTTGCTGGGGCCACAGATGGGAGCAGCTGAGATGCCCCAGTCTGAGGCCAGTGGTGGGGACCCTAGGAGGTAGcagagcccccagggccagcagctggagcggGCTGTGAAGGCTCCAAGCATGGAGATGGTGGCTCGGatcctgggcagcagcagagaacTCAGGGACTGGGACCGTGGGGCTGGCAAATGGGACCCAAGATGGCAGCAGAGTTtctgggcacaggctggcagctgggactggTTCAGGAGGCCATGCTGGGCACCAAGACTGGGATGTTgcagcacctcccccccacacacacacaccacaccctTACTTCCCACAACAATCGGTACTGTGCAATGCGAAGAAGAATTGGCTTATTTTGGATGGTAACATGACACCTGTGCCCATTTTGTTGGGAAAAATAAGTAACATCTCTCTGTCCACCTGCAAACTTATCCCTTTACTTCCTCTCTTGGGTAAAGGACCCTCACCCTTCCCAGACCCCAAGAGTGGTGATTATCATGGCACGGGATAAAATTCATCAACAACCATGGACTCAACGCCTGTTCGTGTCTGATGCCtctctatttccttccatctttccctgtccagtgcagagtggcttagtttccatagactagctccgcaccaatctactatatcatctacccattctcttggggtctgcctctcctcttcagaccatccattatgccgaataccagggtcttaacttttcactcatcgttcattctgcagatatgcccgaagagttgtaacttccgttgtagaaccttctgcagtaggttctcctTCGGCTGTATCTTCAGATATAAATcttcattggtgaccttctgcacccctcctaTTCTTAGGATCTTTCTAAACAGCTCCTCTTGAATgtcaatatccttctctttgaatctttcgttatcacccatgtctcacatacATACAatatgctgctaaatacacacattttcaagatgctcagcttcgtttctaagctaatcgctttacttttcaagatcttatccatcgccttcagactcgctcttgctttcgctagtctagttgctatttccttcttacagacTAGATAAGCCAggttgctccccaaatacatgaacttctctagttcgatcccgtctatactgatcttccttcctatttccttatctccaaatattTTTAACTAATTCACCTGCCATCCCTGTAGCAAAGGGGTTGCCTATGCaaagaaagaggatttttttccttgGTCACCCATTTTGTTGACCCGTACTAGTTTAAACTTGTGTATTGATGAGCCATGGCAGTGGGCATTGAGATGGTTTGGGACCCCTGAAATGCCATCTGAGATGCTGAAGATACCACTGAGTATACCTTTTCCACCTCCCTTTAACTAGTCATGCTGTGCTAGACACTAAAGCCTCTGCCAGCAAAACATCCAGGTAAAgccacaccccatcacagatacagacactgagatgagctctgggagaatgcagcTGCAAGGGTCTTACAACAACACCTAGAAGTTCCTCTCGGAGTACAAACCCAAACTTAAATAACGTTTGCCTCCTTCCGCAGTGGGGCGGGAGGTATGCACAGCCTCCCCACCCCGCTTAGAAATTACATAAATAGGGTTATAGTATAAACCAGAAATAAGCGTATTAAGTATGAAAAGATGTAATGTTAAGTGGTCAGATTGTGAAGTGCCCACGGGTACCACATCAGAACTTTAATAAACGGAGGATGACAGCGTCATTGGCACGAATATAATGCCCGTGGCGACTCTCATAAGATTTTGCAGCAACTCTCTGCTGATTCTCAGTCACAGCTGGGTCCAAACCAGAAAGTTGCATCTCAACCTGCTGAACTTTGGATGCCTTTGAAATCAGGATATGTATTCGGTGTCCTTGGTCTCTCTCTATTTGCAATACGCTTTGTGCTAACATTGCCAGAGTAGCTCTGCAAAGTCTGGCATTAGGCTGCAGGAGCTAATGCCtggtcctgttgaagtcaatgtgagCCGAATTCAGCTGGCCCACAATTTGGCTCCTGGGGTTTTATAAAGGTCTCTCGCTTCCTCACCAAATAGCCTGTTGATGCTGGGTGTTAACATACATTTGATGGTCCAAAGGCACCATGATCACCATCTGCTTTGACACCCTGCATGGCCCACGCCTACGAATCTCACCAGTCGGATTCATCCCTATACAGATTGGTGCTCCCCTCCTCGTGATCCTTGCGTGGCTCCTATGGAGTTGGACTTTGAGGCTGTTGAATAACATGGCAGCTCAAGAGGAGCAATGCAAAGGAGGCAGATTCGCTCTGGGGCTATTTGCGTTTGCACGGAAGGCAGTATTGGCCCAGAGGAGAAACAGAGATGAAATGAAATAAAGAAATGAGTGGCTGTCTTTGGAGACCTATGGACTGCACAGAAGGGGCTCTCGGACTCATCACAACCCATTCAGCATGTGGCCTGAAAAGAGAAGAGTGCTTTTCTGCAGCCCCTTTGCACACGGTGCATTGGTTTACCGTAGTGTAGCAAGAGCAAAGCTCACATGATTGAGCAGGAGTAACACACATGGCAAACAGCCACTTCTTGCCGCTGGCAGGATACGAGCCGCTTGGCTAGGTGGGGGCATGTATCCTACTCTGTAGCCATGTGCCCAGCCCCTTGTGTTCTCCTATAAGCCAGggaccctgctctgctgcttgtGTGCAGGCTCAGACTCTCTCTAGCATGTCCCATCACATGCTATTGAAGAGAGCACAGAGCCGGACGGAGCCCACACAGTCATAAAGAGAAGAGAACACAAACGTCTTGGCTGGCTTTTCCAAGTGCGGTGGTCTTTAGACACAAGATTTTTGCTGAATCCCATCATTGTCTTCCCCTCATCCTGCTCTCTTTCTCCCTAAGGATctcaggggaggaagaggcaaaTGTGGCTGCTGGATTTCTTCTGAATTTAGCTAAGAAAAGCTAACAGACGTATTTCAAATCTGCCTGCATTTGAACTTCCACCCTCCCTAACATTGGTTGTTGGAGGAAATGGCACATGCAAAGGGGCAGTAAAGTCTAATGGTTGGAGCACGGAATTGGGAGTCACAGTTCTTGGGTTCCGTGCTCTACTCTGCAGCAGGCTCTAGGCAAGTCACTTTAACTTCTCCGCGCCTCTGTTTCCCATTCTATAAAGAGTCATGCTAATATTTCACCATTTCACTGCAGTGTTCGGTGTCAGTCCTATACTATTCCTTTATGGCTCCAATATGCCATTGAGAGACATGTCTGGGCCACAAGCAATGACCTGCCATGAACTATAAGAAAATCCATGAACCTTTATGTAGAAATTTTCATGACAACTGCTTTACAAAAGTGATTAAATAGCTTTGCAGTAGCCCAAACCCATGTTGATTTCAACCAAAAGATTTCTTAAtcttttcatttcccttttcttgCCTCCAGAAATGCTTTGAGGTGACCCCAGTAACCTCGCCACTACAATGTTCCCCTCCACTGTGCGCTTTTAGGGAGCTATGTTTTTAACCACACTGATTGAGCAACTCCTGAGTTAAGAATGGTCAGAACAAAAGCCTGTTCAGAACAAATCACCGACATGACCAAAAGTGAATTTTTAACTTGAGTGGGGAAGTAACTAAATGCTGTCTGCAAGGAGCTGGACTAAGAAACAGTGTCTCCATTCAGAGCTGAAATTGGCAGCAGAGCTGTCCAAAAAGTTCCAACAAGAAGCGAAGGAGAGGAAGAGAGTCTTTTTTGTTTGCAGATCATAAATACAGTTCTCCCCTTGATGTGGACAATCTCCTATTAATATGGTACTTTTGGGAAATCCCAGAACACCACCTGCACTTTCTGGGAGAGTTTGCTGAGCtgataaaaatcttaaatttctCTTCAGCTTTGGTTGCTCGAGGACTCAGAAAGGCCAATGAGAGCCCTTATTTAGGCAGATTTGTGCTTCTCGGAGAAACTGAGCATCATTCAGTGTCAGGATCATACACATTCAGACAGTTCTTCTCTCTCACTGTGCTTGCTTTCTGTCCTAAAATAGCCTTCCGTTGCAATGTAGCCAAGTGGTTTTAGCACTGAGACTCATGAGGTCTGGGTGCTAGGACTGGCTCTACCACTGACCGgctggctgtgcctcagtttccccctctggaaAATGGGAACAACGATACCAACCTCCTTTGTCACTTTCTGGATGAACATCCCTGTATAAGGGCCAGGCATTATTATTGTTCAATTGTCAACAGGCCCCATCTCTTGCATCCAGAACAATACTGGAAACCCAGTGATTCTATACCACCATGTTACATTTGTTTGGCTGATGTTTGTCCTGCCCTCATTTTGTAAATCCACTGCAATGTTCCCTGGCAGTGGTCCCTGTAAGCCGTGCACTTGTGCAGTCACccaggagatattcaaatgctgccccaCTCATTAGCAGTGTGCCCACAGCTAGCTTTTTTGTTGCTACTCATGGTGCACAGTCCCACATTCCGTGGTGCACATAAATTTATTCTGCAGACGAGTGGGAAAAGTCTGCACCTCGAGAGAAAAGATTCGAGGGAACATTGCTTCCTGGTTGATATAATTTGTATATTGTCCACTTACATCACTGTACAAATAACAAAGTGTATTTATTTTCTGAATAGAATCTGGTCTAGTGATTACAGAGTAGGACTCTGCCAGGATCTCAGCTACAGAGGCACAGGTCAAGGCCCACACTGGAGAGGACTGGAGACCAGGGTTCCCAATTCAGTTTACAGGGTCAATACCAGAAGCAGCAATACATACCGATTTCAGGTTATCAGGTCAGGTTGCAGTTGAGACCAATGCGCTGGGTTGGAGCCACATGAACCTGATAAAGTTGGGTTAGTGGAACTTTGGATGTCCATCTTGTAAAATAGCTGCCACTTCATGCAAGCAAGAAGGTCACGTAGTCTGAAAGTATGAGGAAAGTGAAATATTTTATCATGCAAAAAGCTTGCCCAGTAACAAACATGCACCGAGTGATAGTTTGTTATGCAGCTTGCTACTATAAAAAGAATTACAACTGTATCTTGAGATAAAACACACTGCGGTGGGTTCTCGCTAGCATTGCAAATAAACTACTCTCCATACATTTGCTGAGTCTGAGACTCACTTCGACAGAACAGAAAGAGAGCCAGGGGTCCGGTGCAGAACGAGGGAACAAGAGTGGGCATCAGGAACTAGGAACAAGATAAGAGAACAGGAGCATgtaatggggtttgttgcagctGCAAGCCAGGCAGCCTACTAGCGGCAGGGTcactaaggttacgtctacacagcagggctaaagttgaattcaGCAACaccacttcagctatgtcaattgcatagctgaagtggacgtagcttaattcggcttttggcactgcctacacggcaggaagtcgaaggaagaacactcttcctttgatttcccttactgcttgtgaaatgagggttaccatgagttggagtaagaagtcctccagcttgacattattttgaaataaaggcttgtagtgtagacatgcattatgttatttcggaataacattagttattccagaataacgctgctgtgtttTCCCTAAGCCTAAAATAGCATGCTTGCATCAGTGATGGAACATGGCTGGCTCCACCTGTTATGACTGCTGCAAATGAGACATCCGGTGGTAGTTGGATCTGTGAGACTCTTAGGCTGTCGTCCGCTACTTCACTAAAGCTATCAGGTGGCAATGTGGATGCACAGGTGTCCAGGAGCTAGCAGAGAGATAGGCAGGACAGTCGGGTTCTAGACCCAACTCTGCAAATGACTGTGATTTTGGGCAAGTTGCTTCTCGATGCAAAAGGCTCTAAGATCCTTACAGCGAAGCACAAAGGCCCTATTGTCTTCAACAGATATCATCCCATTGGAGCTGAGAAATTTCACGCTGGCTCGGATTTTCAAAGCACCAGAAGTTAGATGAAATTTCTGTGCAGTTTTGGTGTCTTGTTTCCAGACCCTGGAAAATCCCAgcattgcatttttattttttttaatgtctgatGACAGGTAAAAGGAAAAACGAATCAGTACTGCAGATTTGGTGCCTGAATTTGAAAGAGCATCTTGAGTTCAACGGCCAAAGTCCAGTTCAGATGTCTGCCTTGTGAACATTTTTGGAGATTACACATGGCTGTCTTCATTGTTTTATTGACTTTGCTACAAGGTGAGTAGCTGGGAACCACATTCCTCATGCAAGTCACCATAATAAAAGTGAGAGTACACCACACTTGCAGGGGACAAAGGTAAATCTGGCTTTAAAATGAAGGAACATCCCTCCTTACATGGAGCAGCTGGAGCATTATGGCCCTATCTGCACAATGGCTAGAAGACACACACATCCGTCCAACAGGGGTGGTGTAAGCAGTCTTGTTATAGACTTGTCAGACCCAGAATATTAGAAAGAAAAGGTGGGAAATGCagtaccttttattggaccaaattctgttgatgagagacaagcttttaaatTAGACAGAGCTCTGAAGAAGTTAATCctatataagggtgtgtctagactacagggttttgttgacaaaagtggacttttgtcgacaaaactatacctgcatccacactgcctttgagttatgttgacataacgtcgacaaaactcagcagttttgtcgacgtatgtaaacctcattctccgaggaataacgccttttgtcgacagagttctgtcgatagaaggcattattgcatctacactgtcctttgcgtccacactgttttgttgacaaagtggcttgctttgtcgacagaactggatgtagtctagattatctttgttgacagaagctttgtcgacagtatctgtcgacaaaacttctgtcgacaaaaccctgtagtctagacataccctaagatattaccTCCTGCTTGTCTCTCAaacaggggtgttgtgaaaaTTAAAGTGCTTTTAGCGTTAAATGCCTTATTCTCCACTGCACTGCACTTCGTGCTGCCATTAATATCAGTGCAAAGTGAGAGCAGAGGAATATGAAAAGCTTTTCAGATCAGAAGGCTCGTGTTTTACACCCATGTTACACTAGTGTAAAATGACAACCCAAGATGTGGGGTAAGAGTGTCTCCATTTGTGGCCTGACTAAAAAGCCCACAAGTCCTTGGGAAAATGCATTTGCAAAGTAGGTGTAAAATGCTACTACTGCCATGAGTATTTTTGGAAGCATTTGATATAGATGCCAATGAATGCATGGCCTGCAAGATAACAGCTCCTGTCGGCACTATGTATTTCTGATTATTTTGGGATTTGCTTGTCACTAAATAGAGCCCATAATCTGCATGGCCAAAATACTGCATGCATCATTCTGCTTTTAAACTCAGGCAAAATCCCTGTTGGCATTAATAGGAGTTTTACTTGGCTCAGGACTGTGCTGTAACAGAGTAGGAGCTCAAAGTTTCTCTCTCTGTGCTGATTCACAATGCAAACAAAGGGCTTTATCCAAGCACAGTGCAAAAAACACGGGATTTGAGAGACCTGGGTCTGATCTACAGTAACTTATACCTTATGCAGaataaatattacattttgtGGGCAAGATCTTTGGCAGGTGAAAATCAGTAAGATGCCCATGCCTTCCATGCTGTTGAGGTTCTGGTCCTCTATTTGGCTAATCCAtgttctacatttttttttaaacacagtgtCAAGTGCCTTATATGGACCAAGGCTATTGATAGGTGAAGTTGGAGGATCGGTCACCATCAAATGTATCTATCCAACCATTAAAGCCAACAGATATAGCAGAAAATATTGGTGTAAAATATCAGGACCCGGAAGTGTTTGCAACTCCATCATTTCTACGAGCCCTTTCACCTCTACAGATCACAAAGAGAGAGCATCCATCACAGACTTCCCTAAAAATGGCACATTCACAGTGCAAATGACACAGCTGGAGCAGAAAGACACTGGGGCTTACAGATGTGGCATTGGCAGAAATAACAACGTCTTATTTGTCAGCGTAAATCTGACAGTTTTGGAAGGTATAGTAGCTGGGGGTTTTCACAACAGGCTGATTGCAAAAGGTAGAGCTCTCTTCTGAGCCTGCAAAACCAGCTTTGTAATATTCTGGTGCCACAGTTACAGTGAGTCTTTTGGAACCACtattctgaggccaggtctacactacgggagaatgtcgacctaagatacacaactccaactatgtgaatagtgtagctggagttgaaatACCCTAAGCTGAATATCTGTAGCATCCCCGttgtgggaggtcgatgggagaaactttcccattgacttcccttgctcctcgcaaCCCTGTGAAGTACTGGGGTTCATGGGGGTGCCatcggcatttgatttagcgcgtccttactagacctgataaatcaaaccctggaagatggatcTCCAGTGTGTCAATCTCTgagtaagtatagacaaggccatGGACAGTGAGTAtaagaggtgggggaaggcattgccttcccaagctGGGAGGCATGGCCCTACCCACACTCTGTCCACAGCTTCAGCATGGCTCCCGGGCTTCAGCCACACTGAGGCTGAGGAGGCCGGGGCAATgttccctccccatgctccagggcagggatGCTCCTGTGGGAGGCCggaggcagaaagggtggggttgggggtatCCCCCTGCAGTGGTGGGTGGGCTTGACTCCTCTGAGGGACAGGTCCTACGGCAGAAGGACCTACgtttacccaccacccatggacAAGGCCTAAATGTTGACTAATGAGCATTTCAATCCAAAACAGTGGTTGTTGCAACAACTGTGATGTCTCATTCATACCTCCCCATCCCCTTAGTAAAGACCAGTTATTCACTTTCCAAACATCAGATTTTACTGAAATAGCTGTTAGGAAATAGAAAAAGACAACTGGTCCAATAGGAGTTGCATTAAGTTGTTCTAGTATGTTCTATTCAAACAGGTTCTAATGTGCCCAAATCACCAGACCTGGTACTTGGGGAGCTCAGAGGATCAGTGACAATACATTGCCAATCTGAAAACATCACAGATAGTGGAAGGAAATACTGGTGCAAACTGGGAAAAACTGGCTGTACTGTCATAGCGGACTCTACTGGTTACGTAGGCAGGAATTACGAGGGAAGGATCTCTATAACCTCTGAAGAAAGCTCTGGCACGTTCAAAATCTTGATAAACAGACTAAAGATGGAGGACTCTGGACTGTATAAGTGTGGGGTAGCCATGCTTGGGCACCCTGGAAATGCAAGAACCATCGATCTGCAAGTGACTAAAGGTGAGTCTAGAAAGAAAGAGCCGTTATTTTTTAGAAAGTGCTGAGGTTTGCAAACAGTATTCCCCCCAAAACCCAACATGTGTTTGTAGGGACTTCAAAGCAGCATCATTTAAAGAGTCTGTAAGGCTAAGCTGGTATATTCTCCACCTATAGAGTCAACCATTCCTGGAGCACTCAAGTTCCTGAGTGGAGCAGAAGGAGGCTGGGTGTCTGCCAAGTGCCACTACAATCCACAAAGGAATTATGAGATAAAATACTGGTGCAGGTGGACGGAAGTTGGGTGTTCCCTTATGGTTGATACCAGTGGATTCATAAAGGAGGCACATCAAGGAAGAATTCAGATCATCAGCGACAACCAGGAAAATGGGACTTTCACGGTGGTGATGAGCCAACTGGAAGAAGTGGATGCAGGATGGTACTGGTGCGGAGCTAAAGATGGAGAGACAGAGCAAACCTCCTCCATGAAGTTACACATTCAAAAAAGTAAGTGATTTGAGGGACTTAGCCCATCGGGATTAATACCCCTTCCTTTCATGCTCTGCTATTCTGCTCTATCATAGCCCATGTGTCCCTCCCAGCCACAGGTGATAAGAAAAGTCATTGCGTTGAGCAGTAAGCTCTGTTCTCCTTAAGTCTCATCACAGAATAGAAAGGACAGAACTGGAGATGTCTGGTAACATCGAGACGATGAGGGAGATTTTCAAATGCACAGattgaaatttggtgcccaatTCCCATCGGCTTTAATGGAAGCTGGATCCTTACCTATAGTTCAGGAATAGGGAAACTTTTttaggttgggagccactgacccacagaaaaaaatcagtcaggcacaagcaaaaaaaaaaaaaaaaatgctggggggtggagggtatGAGGGGgacagccctgagccttgggggcagatccaagcaagccagaggctgcctctgggccttaggttccccatttCAGCTTTATGCCTTTGAAAAGCTCTCTAATGATTGTTATTATTTACTTTGCATGTTATTGTAGGGCCTCGTAGGCTCCACTGTGCTACGTGCCTTGAAGAGCGCCTGTCAAACTTCTCAACCTCAATTTTTTAACAATTACCCAATTGGTTCAGATAGTTAGGTTATTCACCTCCAAACACCAATTTAAGGCAcaagctttgtcagaaaaaaatatattttccagtcTTTAGATCTTGTATTTAGAAATAAACACTGATGTTCCCCAGCATTTAGATATTGAGCCCTATAGCAGAAAACCCTCCAACAACGAATAATGGAGTCACTACTTCAGCAACAGGGATCCACTGTCTATTTTGCATGTCTGCACAGTCAGCGGTTTGTGTGTGCGTGCAGTTTCCAGAGTTTGCAAGGCAGAAATAGCGACCGTTAGCAAAAGTGTCTGACTTGCCAAAAATGATCGTGGGTTTCCATTAATACTCATACATCATATTATGTAAAGTCAAAGGCCTCCGTGAAAAAGACATGGTCCCTTTTGTGCTGCATGTTTACCCATGACACAGAGTGCAAGGTGAAATGAAAGAGGTGGAGAGATGCTACCAGGAAGGATGCCTTGTTTAATTCACTGGTAAAAATTGCCAGACCTGCAGAGGGTAAGTATTCAAGCCCCGAAATAATGTATTTTCTTCGTTACAATCATGCTCTTCTCTAGGGCCGAGAACATTT contains these protein-coding regions:
- the LOC112543741 gene encoding polymeric immunoglobulin receptor-like isoform X2; translation: MAVFIVLLTLLQVSSALYGPRLLIGEVGGSVTIKCIYPTIKANRYSRKYWCKISGPGSVCNSIISTSPFTSTDHKERASITDFPKNGTFTVQMTQLEQKDTGAYRCGIGRNNNVLFVSVNLTVLEGIVAGGFHNRLIAKGSNVPKSPDLVLGELRGSVTIHCQSENITDSGRKYWCKLGKTGCTVIADSTGYVGRNYEGRISITSEESSGTFKILINRLKMEDSGLYKCGVAMLGHPGNARTIDLQVTKESTIPGALKFLSGAEGGWVSAKCHYNPQRNYEIKYWCRWTEVGCSLMVDTSGFIKEAHQGRIQIISDNQENGTFTVVMSQLEEVDAGWYWCGAKDGETEQTSSMKLHIQKRPRTFASGRTVSPPSGPITSASGRTGFPPSGLVTSASGHTASRSASGCTASPPSGPVTSASGRTASPPSRPVTSASDRTASPPSGPVTSASGHTASTSASGRTASPPSGPVTSASGRTASPTSGRIASPTSGPVTSASGRIASPTSGPVTSASGSTASPTSGTVTSASGSTASPTSAISRIPNHVSVIDQTYPMSTVTEGILEKTSDAKFATVSNAVHVSSSTSELQFLPIVMTVLVLLFLVLVIILIFIKVKRQKKKELNRRSIKNLEATVNLTDLKFLDEQMLEENMDLAKPYKPKMGDDKEHSSPLMKDPGGLDENLSVFLRR
- the LOC112543741 gene encoding polymeric immunoglobulin receptor-like isoform X1; translated protein: MAVFIVLLTLLQVSSALYGPRLLIGEVGGSVTIKCIYPTIKANRYSRKYWCKISGPGSVCNSIISTSPFTSTDHKERASITDFPKNGTFTVQMTQLEQKDTGAYRCGIGRNNNVLFVSVNLTVLEGSNVPKSPDLVLGELRGSVTIHCQSENITDSGRKYWCKLGKTGCTVIADSTGYVGRNYEGRISITSEESSGTFKILINRLKMEDSGLYKCGVAMLGHPGNARTIDLQVTKESTIPGALKFLSGAEGGWVSAKCHYNPQRNYEIKYWCRWTEVGCSLMVDTSGFIKEAHQGRIQIISDNQENGTFTVVMSQLEEVDAGWYWCGAKDGETEQTSSMKLHIQKRPRTFASGRTVSPPSGPITSASGRTGFPPSGLVTSASGHTASRSASGCTASPPSGPVTSASGRTASPPSRPVTSASDRTASPPSGPVTSASGHTASTSASGRTASPPSGPVTSASGRTASPTSGRIASPTSGPVTSASGRIASPTSGPVTSASGSTASPTSGTVTSASGSTASPTSAISRIPNHVSVIDQTYPMSTVTEGILEKTSDAKFATVSNAVHVSSSTSELQFLPIVMTVLVLLFLVLVIILIFIKVKRQKKKELNRRSIKNLEATVNLTDLKFLDEQMLEENMDLAKPYKPKMGDDKEHSSPLMKDPGGLDENLSVFLRR